The Couchioplanes caeruleus sequence CAGAGCTCGCCGGGGCGCTCGGTGAAGACCTGCCGGGAGGTGTGCCGGCTGGCGATCAGCGCGCCGCGGTCGAGGTACTCCTCGAGTTCCCCGGACCGCCAGCCGAGGTAGCCGATGAAGACCCGCATCGCGTCGACGCTTTCCGAGACGTCCTCCGGCGTACCGGAGAGGTGCATCGTGCCCAACCGGTCGCGCACCGGCGTGAACCGCAGGGGCTTCGGGACGCCCGCGCGCAACAGGGTCACCACGATGTAGCCGTCCTGGGCCACCGGTCCGCCGTGGAACAGCATCACCGGGTTGCGCAGCAGCGGACGCCATGAGGCGGGGAAGTCGGCCGGGAGGTCGCCTTCCGGCCGGGTGATGCACACGCCGAGGGCGCCCGTCTGGTTGTGCCGCAGCACGAGGACCACCCGCTGGCCGAGGTCGTCGTCGACGAACCAGGGCGCCGCGTAGAGCACGCTGCCGGCCAGGTTGTGCCGGGGCGCGGCCGCGTTGTGCACCAGCGAGATCTCCCCGCCGGCGTCCCGGGCGCGCAGCTCGGGGCGCTCGTACCCGCGGCGCAGCATGGCGCGGCGTACCGTACGCCAGATGGCGTGCACGGTCAGGGCCGGCGGCATCGCCTCCGGCGGCGGCGGTCGCAGGCCGTCGCGCAGCAGCCGGATCAGCTCGCCGGTGAACGCGGTGTACGCCTCGTCCCGCGGTGCCATGGCGGGCCGGTTGGCGGGCGCGGACACCAGCAGGCACGTGCCGTCGGTCTCCGCTTTGTCGGCGACCGCGTCGGTGCCGGTGCTGTCCCCGCCCATCTCCGCCCCGGCGCGGCCGGAGTAGCAGCAGTCGAGGATGACGACCCGGCGCCGGGCCCGGGTGTCGGCGACGGCGCGGCGGATCCATTCGTACGGGACGCCCCGCTCGTATGGCACCTCGGCGTCGCAGCCGGGCAGGCCGAGGATGAGGTTGTCGTCGTCCGCGTCGACGAGCCCGTGTCCGGCGAAGTACACCAGCAGCAGCCCGTCCCGCTCGGTGGCGGCCGCCGCCCGCCGGATCGCCCGGCTCACCTCGGCCGGATCCTCGGGGTCGGTCAGCACGTGGACGTTCTCCTCGGGCACACCCCAGAGATCCTCGCTGCGCAGCAGGTCGCGCAGGTCGGTCACGTTGCGCCGGGCGGCGGGCAGCGGAGCGAGCCGGCGGTACGCCGCGACGCCGATCAGCACGACCTGAGAGACGGCCGGGTCTGCCACGTCACTCATGGGTCACTTCTGCTCGCGGTCCTGCAGTTGCTGCAGGGCGTCGGCCAGGGCCTGGGGGTCCTCCGCCTCGATCCGGGTGGTGGTGCCGTCCGCGGCGTGGTGCACGATGGTCACGTGGGGGGAGGGATGGCGCGCCTCCCGCCAGGAGGCCACGGCGAGCGCGAGCTGACCGGCGGAGAGCCCGCTGCCGATGATGAGGGTCAGGACGTCCAGCAGGGTGCCCATGGCCTCCGGGTCGTCGCTGCGGGCTCGCGCGAGCCGTCCGTCGACGCGTACCCGCTGCTCGCCGCGGAGCCAGCGGTGAAGCGACTCCGCATCCTCGGTCGACGCGCATTCCAGTCGCAGCTCAACCGGCATTGAGGTCCCTCGCTCATATCGATGCATTTGCTCATGTCGTGGTCTTGCGATACGCGAAAGCTAGCACTCCGCCTCTACCCGGTGACCGGGCGTACCCGTCGGATGGTGTGGCGGGGGGTTAGATTCTTGGGGTGGCCCGCAGAACGAAGATCCCCGCGACGAAATACCCGGTCGAACGGTTCACCCTCGACAACGGCTTGCGGGTGGTCCTCACGCCCGACCGCAGCGCGCCCGTCGTCGGTGTGGCCGTGGTCTACGACGTCGGGATCCGCTCCGAACCCGAGGGCCGCACCGGCTTCGCCCACCTCTTCGAACATCTCATGTTCCAGGGCTCGGAAAACCTCGAGAAGCTCGCCCACTTCCGGCACGTGCAGGGCGCGGGCGGCAGCTTCAACGGCTCCACCCACCTCGACTACACCGACTACTTCGAGATCCTGCCCGCCGGCGCCCTCGAGCGCGCGCTCTTCCTCGAGGCAGACCGGATGCGCGGCCCCCGGCTGACCGAAGAGAACCTGCGCAACCAGGTGGACGTGGTCAAGGAGGAGATCCGGGTCAACGTCCTCAACCGGCCGTACGGCGGCTTCCCATGGCTGAAGCTGCCCCCGGTGATGTTCGAGACCTTCCCCAACGCGCACGACGGATACGGCTCCTTCACCGATCTGGA is a genomic window containing:
- a CDS encoding effector-associated constant component EACC1 is translated as MPVELRLECASTEDAESLHRWLRGEQRVRVDGRLARARSDDPEAMGTLLDVLTLIIGSGLSAGQLALAVASWREARHPSPHVTIVHHAADGTTTRIEAEDPQALADALQQLQDREQK
- a CDS encoding YqgE/AlgH family protein; the encoded protein is MSDVADPAVSQVVLIGVAAYRRLAPLPAARRNVTDLRDLLRSEDLWGVPEENVHVLTDPEDPAEVSRAIRRAAAATERDGLLLVYFAGHGLVDADDDNLILGLPGCDAEVPYERGVPYEWIRRAVADTRARRRVVILDCCYSGRAGAEMGGDSTGTDAVADKAETDGTCLLVSAPANRPAMAPRDEAYTAFTGELIRLLRDGLRPPPPEAMPPALTVHAIWRTVRRAMLRRGYERPELRARDAGGEISLVHNAAAPRHNLAGSVLYAAPWFVDDDLGQRVVLVLRHNQTGALGVCITRPEGDLPADFPASWRPLLRNPVMLFHGGPVAQDGYIVVTLLRAGVPKPLRFTPVRDRLGTMHLSGTPEDVSESVDAMRVFIGYLGWRSGELEEYLDRGALIASRHTSRQVFTERPGELWQSLQAGR